In the Polyangiaceae bacterium genome, one interval contains:
- a CDS encoding MoaD/ThiS family protein translates to MARVELTRHLFEFFPQLAGKELVVEAATVADAVAEVEKLAPGFAFYVCDELGRLRQHVNIFIDEDRLCDRRRLSDPVNDASRVLIMQALSGG, encoded by the coding sequence ATGGCCCGGGTAGAGCTGACGCGACATCTGTTCGAGTTCTTCCCGCAGCTCGCGGGCAAGGAACTGGTGGTCGAGGCCGCCACCGTCGCCGACGCGGTGGCCGAGGTGGAGAAGCTCGCACCCGGGTTCGCCTTCTACGTATGCGACGAGTTGGGCCGCTTGCGCCAACACGTCAACATCTTCATCGACGAGGACCGCCTGTGCGATCGTCGCCGTCTGTCGGACCCAGTGAACGACGCCTCGCGCGTCCTGATCATGCAAGCCCTGAGCGGCGGTTGA
- a CDS encoding nucleotidyl transferase AbiEii/AbiGii toxin family protein: MAAKKNLLEATLRQALKDLDACGARWALVGGLAVGARAEPRTTRDVDVAVATSGDEEAEQLVHAMMGSGYELAMALEQRARGRLATVRLTTKAGLFVDLLFASSGIEPEVVRDATPLAVLPRLEVPVASLAHLLAMKILAQTPEHARRTPMTSAS; encoded by the coding sequence ATGGCCGCGAAGAAGAACCTCCTCGAAGCGACGCTCCGACAAGCGCTGAAGGACCTGGACGCCTGCGGTGCGCGCTGGGCGCTGGTTGGCGGACTTGCCGTCGGCGCGCGCGCTGAGCCGAGGACCACGCGCGACGTCGACGTGGCCGTTGCCACCTCAGGCGATGAGGAAGCCGAGCAGCTTGTGCATGCGATGATGGGCAGTGGCTACGAACTCGCCATGGCGCTGGAGCAGCGTGCACGGGGACGCCTCGCGACGGTTCGACTCACCACCAAAGCCGGACTGTTCGTGGATCTGCTGTTCGCATCGTCCGGCATCGAGCCGGAGGTGGTCCGCGACGCTACGCCGCTTGCGGTGCTTCCCCGCCTCGAGGTGCCCGTGGCGAGTCTTGCGCACCTCCTCGCCATGAAGATCCTCGCCCAGACGCCAGAGCACGCCCGCAGGACGCCGATGACATCCGCGAGCTAG
- the htpX gene encoding protease HtpX has product MFKRVVLFVLTNLAVLLLLSVVWFVIRTTGIVEDVDWTYLPLAIFSVIFGFAGSVISLLISKWVAKRATGAQVITHPRNETEAWLLATVQRQAAQAGIGMPEVAIYDSAELNAFATGPSRNNSLVAVSSGLLRSMRREEVEAVLAHEVSHAANGDMVTLTLIQGVVNTFVIFFSRVVGNVVDGVLSRGNDRRGRGMGYFLSVFVAEIVLGVLATVIVMAFSRWREYRADAGAANMVGAPNMIAALQRLGAQSDESSLPESVAAFGIKGGRSGFLNLFRTHPPIAERIAALQSRGRR; this is encoded by the coding sequence ATGTTCAAGCGTGTCGTTCTGTTCGTACTGACCAACCTGGCGGTGCTGCTGCTGCTCTCCGTGGTCTGGTTCGTGATTCGGACCACGGGAATAGTAGAGGACGTCGATTGGACGTACTTGCCGCTGGCGATCTTCTCCGTGATCTTCGGCTTCGCCGGCTCCGTCATCTCGCTGTTGATCAGCAAGTGGGTGGCCAAACGCGCCACTGGTGCCCAAGTCATCACGCATCCGCGGAATGAAACCGAAGCGTGGCTGCTTGCTACCGTGCAGCGTCAGGCAGCGCAGGCAGGCATCGGCATGCCCGAGGTCGCCATCTACGACTCCGCTGAGCTGAACGCCTTTGCGACCGGTCCGAGTCGAAACAACTCCCTGGTCGCCGTCAGCTCTGGGCTCTTGCGCAGCATGCGGCGGGAGGAGGTCGAGGCGGTTCTCGCCCACGAAGTGTCCCACGCCGCCAATGGCGACATGGTGACGCTCACGCTCATCCAAGGAGTGGTCAACACTTTCGTCATCTTCTTCTCGCGCGTAGTGGGCAACGTGGTCGATGGCGTGCTTTCGCGTGGCAATGACCGACGCGGGCGTGGGATGGGCTACTTCTTGTCGGTGTTCGTTGCGGAGATCGTGCTGGGGGTCTTGGCCACGGTGATCGTCATGGCCTTTTCGCGCTGGCGCGAGTACCGCGCGGACGCCGGCGCAGCGAACATGGTGGGCGCGCCCAACATGATCGCCGCGCTGCAGCGTTTGGGCGCGCAGAGTGACGAATCGTCGCTGCCCGAGAGCGTCGCAGCTTTCGGGATCAAGGGTGGGCGCAGCGGTTTCCTGAACCTGTTTCGCACGCATCCGCCGATTGCAGAGCGAATCGCCGCGCTGCAAAGCCGCGGGCGCCGCTGA
- a CDS encoding NAD-dependent epimerase/dehydratase family protein, giving the protein MGSGNGKSTSRRLWLAGGTGFLGSHLLRFLTAHGHDVTAVSRSGGSVDDIAVRPLDVTDAEAVAKSAAGAEGAFLCMGQVSRDPKDSEAMYRAHVLATRHALQGLRDAGVRRVVVASTSGTLAISEDPEFIASEDHPGSGELVLRFPYYRSKLYAEREALELSAPGFEVIVVNPTLLLGPGDLRESSTGDVRRFLEREIPAAPAGGLAFVDVRDVAQGMWQAFERGEAGERYLLNAKNMTVRAFFQRLERMTGIPAPRLPLPASRSLSLGAHALLAGVVDRLGGELPVDETSVEMGQLYWYCSGAKAERSLGFSPRDPGETLRDTVDDLIARGVASPKPGLGLAERAKQAFDAVRNRALLQR; this is encoded by the coding sequence ATGGGTTCCGGGAACGGAAAGTCGACGTCGCGCCGCCTCTGGCTCGCAGGAGGCACTGGCTTCCTTGGGTCGCACCTGTTGCGCTTCCTCACGGCACACGGTCACGACGTGACGGCGGTGAGCCGCAGCGGCGGCAGTGTGGACGACATCGCCGTGCGGCCCCTCGACGTGACGGACGCGGAGGCAGTGGCGAAGAGTGCCGCCGGGGCGGAAGGCGCGTTCTTGTGCATGGGTCAGGTCAGTCGCGACCCCAAGGACAGCGAGGCCATGTATCGCGCCCACGTGCTGGCCACGCGTCACGCCCTGCAGGGTCTGCGCGATGCTGGCGTGCGGCGCGTGGTGGTGGCGAGCACCAGCGGCACCCTGGCCATCAGCGAAGATCCCGAGTTCATCGCAAGCGAGGATCATCCCGGCAGCGGCGAGCTCGTGCTTCGCTTTCCCTACTACCGTTCCAAGCTCTACGCGGAGCGGGAAGCCCTGGAACTGAGCGCTCCGGGCTTCGAGGTCATCGTGGTCAATCCGACGCTGCTGCTCGGTCCGGGCGACCTGCGAGAGTCGTCCACCGGTGACGTGCGTCGCTTTCTGGAACGCGAGATCCCGGCGGCCCCCGCGGGAGGACTGGCCTTCGTGGACGTGCGCGACGTCGCGCAGGGTATGTGGCAGGCCTTCGAGCGCGGCGAAGCGGGCGAGCGCTACCTGCTCAACGCGAAGAACATGACCGTGCGCGCCTTCTTCCAGCGCCTCGAGCGCATGACGGGCATTCCCGCGCCGCGTTTGCCGCTGCCGGCTTCGCGCTCCTTGTCCTTGGGTGCCCACGCGCTCTTGGCCGGCGTGGTCGATCGACTGGGCGGCGAACTGCCCGTGGACGAAACCAGCGTGGAGATGGGGCAGCTGTACTGGTACTGCAGCGGCGCCAAGGCAGAGCGCAGCCTGGGCTTTTCGCCTCGCGACCCGGGGGAGACCCTGCGCGACACCGTCGACGATCTGATCGCCCGCGGCGTCGCATCTCCCAAGCCAGGGCTCGGCCTAGCCGAGCGCGCGAAGCAAGCCTTCGACGCCGTCCGCAACCGCGCCCTGCTTCAACGTTGA
- a CDS encoding LamG-like jellyroll fold domain-containing protein, which yields MRRFFGLRTRTAMTVVALLAVGCSFGLESDDAYVGGDGKDSGVGGASGSGGAGGSSGFGTGGNSSGGTGGIGTGGTNTGGTSTGGTSTGGTNTGGTGGAGTGGTNTGGTGGVGTGGTSSGGTSSGGTSSGGTSSGGTSSGGTSSGGTGGTGTGGSGGMPTQGLELWLDATGLPSGSVATWTDKSGKNKHAIQASAPKQPTHSATGLNGKPAVLFDGVDDYFSLPTGFKDFTAGISIFIVLKASKATQNEGHLFLGNSGNLDLIRFSRDYTYESAVFNVDMNDVVYSTNGTYKVGFPTLLSGLQQAGASLVSTRLYIDGVVQMDKLLPPATNNTRALNWVGRSNLSGTYFAGVIGEIVVYSRALPTNEFNQVQSYLQQKYTCCGN from the coding sequence ATGAGGCGTTTCTTTGGGCTGCGAACGCGGACGGCGATGACGGTCGTCGCGTTGCTTGCAGTTGGGTGCTCCTTCGGGCTCGAGTCGGACGACGCCTACGTCGGAGGCGACGGCAAGGACAGCGGAGTCGGTGGCGCGTCCGGAAGCGGTGGTGCCGGCGGAAGCAGCGGCTTCGGAACCGGTGGCAACAGCAGCGGCGGCACGGGCGGCATCGGCACTGGGGGCACGAACACTGGCGGCACGAGCACTGGCGGCACGAGCACTGGCGGCACGAACACCGGCGGCACCGGCGGCGCTGGAACTGGCGGCACGAACACCGGCGGCACCGGCGGCGTCGGAACCGGTGGCACGAGCAGCGGTGGCACGAGCAGCGGCGGCACGAGCAGTGGTGGCACGAGCAGCGGTGGCACGAGCAGCGGTGGCACGAGCAGTGGCGGAACCGGCGGGACGGGAACCGGCGGCAGCGGTGGCATGCCCACTCAGGGACTCGAACTCTGGCTCGACGCTACCGGCTTGCCAAGCGGCAGCGTTGCAACCTGGACCGACAAGAGCGGCAAGAACAAACACGCGATACAGGCCTCGGCGCCCAAGCAGCCGACCCACAGCGCAACAGGGTTGAATGGAAAGCCCGCCGTGTTGTTCGACGGTGTGGACGACTACTTCTCCTTGCCCACGGGCTTCAAGGACTTCACCGCGGGCATCAGCATCTTCATCGTGCTCAAAGCATCCAAGGCCACGCAAAACGAGGGGCACCTCTTCCTCGGCAACTCGGGCAACCTGGATCTGATCCGCTTCTCCAGGGACTACACCTACGAATCCGCGGTGTTCAACGTGGACATGAACGACGTGGTGTATTCCACCAACGGCACCTACAAAGTCGGGTTCCCAACCTTGCTCAGCGGATTGCAGCAGGCCGGAGCCAGCTTGGTGTCCACGCGGCTATACATCGACGGCGTCGTACAAATGGACAAGCTGCTGCCCCCAGCCACCAACAATACCCGCGCCCTGAATTGGGTGGGACGTAGCAACCTGAGCGGGACCTACTTTGCGGGGGTCATCGGGGAAATCGTGGTTTACAGCCGCGCGCTACCCACCAACGAGTTCAACCAAGTACAGAGCTACCTGCAGCAGAAATACACCTGCTGCGGAAACTGA
- a CDS encoding S1 RNA-binding domain-containing protein produces the protein MASRPLATAGADGILPPTMSQDDFASMLEASFAGGKSRGQRRISHGEVVDGTIIQIGQEAIFVDIGATTDASIERAELQDAKGNLRVQVGDRIKATVLDTQGDVLKLTLSLGRGGSIDASQLQAALDAKAPVFGKVSRAVKGGLELDIGGVRAFCPASQVEIGHTADLEAFVGTDMEVVVMEIKEGGRNVIVSRRALLESRQKEVAAQLAASLTPGMDTEGVVRATNKHGAIVDLGGLDGFVHVSELSHRRVGSADDVVAPGDRVSVRILSVEHGDKGLRVRLSMKALMERDTTAPAPEEVLEGTVVKHTGGGVIVSTARGEGLVPLSELGLAPGADHRRACPVGKVLSVVSVKSGDRLRFSVTGVARVEERKNYREFSGGRGGSLGSLGDVLRQKLGLPDAPPASESAAAETRAATPAAPTAETRAAAPAAPTPRREHKEPPTGVVRRKR, from the coding sequence ATGGCAAGCCGGCCCCTTGCAACCGCGGGGGCCGATGGCATCCTCCCGCCCACCATGAGCCAAGACGACTTCGCCTCGATGTTGGAAGCCTCCTTTGCTGGCGGCAAGAGCCGCGGTCAGCGCCGCATCTCGCACGGGGAAGTCGTGGACGGCACGATCATCCAGATCGGGCAAGAAGCGATCTTCGTCGACATCGGCGCGACCACGGACGCGAGTATCGAGCGCGCAGAACTGCAGGACGCCAAGGGCAACCTGCGCGTGCAAGTGGGAGACCGCATCAAGGCGACGGTGTTGGACACCCAGGGCGACGTGCTCAAGCTGACGCTCTCGCTCGGGCGGGGCGGAAGCATCGACGCGAGTCAGCTGCAGGCCGCTCTCGACGCCAAGGCACCAGTGTTCGGCAAGGTGTCGCGCGCCGTCAAGGGTGGTCTCGAGCTCGACATCGGCGGCGTGCGCGCCTTCTGTCCCGCTTCTCAGGTGGAAATCGGGCACACGGCGGATCTGGAAGCGTTCGTCGGCACCGACATGGAAGTCGTGGTGATGGAGATCAAAGAGGGCGGGCGCAACGTGATCGTGTCGCGGCGCGCGCTCCTCGAATCCCGTCAAAAGGAAGTCGCGGCTCAGCTCGCGGCCAGCCTGACCCCGGGCATGGACACCGAAGGCGTCGTGCGCGCCACCAACAAGCACGGTGCCATCGTCGACCTGGGCGGCCTGGACGGCTTCGTGCATGTCTCGGAACTCTCACACAGGCGCGTTGGCTCTGCAGACGACGTGGTCGCCCCGGGCGATCGCGTCTCGGTGCGCATCCTGTCAGTGGAACACGGCGACAAAGGCTTGCGCGTGCGCCTCAGCATGAAGGCCCTCATGGAGCGCGACACCACTGCGCCGGCGCCCGAAGAGGTGCTGGAAGGCACCGTGGTCAAACACACCGGGGGCGGCGTGATCGTGAGCACCGCGCGCGGCGAAGGGTTGGTTCCCCTGTCGGAGCTCGGGCTCGCGCCCGGCGCCGATCACCGACGGGCGTGTCCGGTGGGCAAGGTGCTCTCCGTCGTGAGCGTCAAGAGCGGCGACCGCCTGCGTTTCAGCGTCACCGGTGTTGCACGAGTCGAGGAGCGCAAGAACTATCGCGAGTTCAGCGGTGGCCGCGGCGGCTCCCTGGGCAGCTTGGGCGATGTGCTGCGACAAAAGCTGGGGTTGCCCGACGCGCCGCCCGCCAGTGAGAGCGCTGCGGCGGAAACACGGGCCGCGACCCCGGCAGCGCCGACAGCGGAGACGCGCGCGGCCGCCCCGGCTGCGCCGACTCCACGACGCGAACACAAGGAACCCCCGACAGGCGTGGTGCGGCGCAAGCGCTGA
- a CDS encoding serine/threonine-protein kinase: MSFSRPEIDDGSTRVGRYRIYGEIAAGGMATLHIGRLLGPAGFSRTVAIKRLHPQFAKDPEFVAMLLDEARLAARIVHPNVVSTLDVVAKENELFLVMDYVAGESMAQLLRKSWAAKTPPSPAIVASLATDLLLGLHAAHQAKSDGGRPLNIVHRDVSPQNLLVGVDGVGRVVDFGVAKAMIRSTSTRDGKVKGKLAYMSPEQIQAGPVDHRSDIFSAGVVIWEALAGKRLFSRPDPGAIIAAILTDHIPPPSEFAPNLPGALDAVVLKALSKHPDERYGSASEMAEAVAEAQSPAGAVRVGQWVKAVAGETLSRRAQHVADVESQTSNAIPLPLDHDDLEATRQSGATDHTASIAGLVTPAPRRGPLLLGIAALLLIATSVAGWALWRSTRDSTVTIVAGPPATASTASLASPPEPPATEAPTPATATAQEPTSTGSADTPAVPAPLVQRPRPSGGRPKPTPAAAPAPTPAPSKNCNPPYTIDSQGEKVFKPECF, from the coding sequence GTGAGTTTCTCTCGCCCCGAGATCGACGACGGCTCCACTCGCGTGGGCCGCTATCGCATCTACGGCGAGATCGCCGCGGGCGGGATGGCCACACTGCACATCGGGCGCTTGCTCGGGCCCGCCGGCTTTTCCCGCACCGTCGCCATCAAGCGCCTACATCCGCAGTTCGCCAAGGATCCGGAGTTCGTGGCGATGTTGCTCGACGAAGCGCGGCTCGCCGCGCGCATCGTGCACCCCAACGTGGTGTCGACCCTGGACGTGGTCGCCAAAGAGAATGAGCTGTTCTTGGTGATGGACTACGTCGCCGGCGAGTCCATGGCTCAACTGCTGCGCAAGTCCTGGGCCGCAAAGACGCCGCCGAGCCCGGCCATCGTGGCGTCACTGGCCACGGACTTGCTGCTCGGACTCCATGCCGCGCACCAAGCGAAGTCCGACGGCGGCCGCCCTCTGAACATCGTGCATCGCGACGTCTCGCCTCAGAACCTGCTCGTCGGCGTCGACGGCGTGGGCCGGGTGGTGGACTTCGGCGTCGCCAAGGCGATGATCCGCTCCACGTCCACGCGCGACGGCAAGGTCAAAGGCAAGTTGGCCTACATGTCGCCAGAACAGATCCAGGCCGGACCGGTGGACCATCGCAGCGACATCTTTTCCGCCGGCGTGGTGATCTGGGAAGCCCTGGCGGGCAAGCGCTTGTTCTCTCGTCCGGATCCTGGAGCGATCATCGCCGCCATTTTGACGGACCACATTCCGCCACCGAGTGAGTTCGCTCCCAACTTGCCGGGTGCCCTCGACGCCGTGGTGCTCAAGGCGCTGTCCAAGCATCCCGATGAACGCTACGGCTCGGCTTCGGAGATGGCAGAAGCCGTCGCCGAAGCGCAGTCGCCTGCGGGCGCGGTGCGCGTGGGCCAATGGGTCAAGGCGGTGGCCGGCGAAACTCTGTCGCGACGCGCGCAGCACGTCGCTGACGTGGAGAGCCAGACGTCGAACGCAATTCCGCTTCCTCTGGACCACGATGACTTGGAGGCGACCCGCCAGTCCGGAGCGACCGACCACACGGCAAGCATCGCAGGCTTGGTGACCCCAGCGCCGCGGCGAGGCCCGCTGTTGCTGGGGATCGCAGCGCTGCTGCTCATCGCCACGTCCGTCGCGGGGTGGGCGCTTTGGCGCTCGACTCGGGATTCGACGGTCACCATCGTCGCCGGGCCACCCGCAACGGCGAGCACCGCCTCGCTCGCGTCACCGCCCGAGCCTCCTGCAACAGAGGCACCCACACCAGCGACTGCGACCGCGCAGGAGCCGACATCCACCGGGAGTGCCGACACGCCAGCCGTTCCCGCCCCACTGGTGCAGCGCCCACGCCCAAGCGGTGGCCGCCCCAAGCCGACGCCAGCTGCCGCGCCCGCGCCTACGCCGGCGCCGAGCAAGAACTGCAATCCTCCCTACACGATCGACTCCCAGGGTGAGAAGGTCTTCAAGCCGGAGTGCTTCTGA
- a CDS encoding C-type lectin domain-containing protein — protein MRTVDLGFLALFGALLTTPACSSSSKGSTSGSGGNAGAAGAAGAGGGGGSSGSAGGGTGATASGGAGGTSGGGSGGAGATGSGGSGGSGTPGCQTQGSLTCCLSASALSWHAARQDCVAQGMDLVVIGDGTENSQVHSLLPSTDIWIGLSDTATEKAFLWVDGSPLGSYAPWSTLPKEPDSLGVLGGPSQDCVLMSTKQVWFDEDCATAGLHDVRGYCCEAP, from the coding sequence ATGCGCACGGTCGACCTCGGGTTTCTGGCGCTCTTCGGCGCTCTGTTGACGACTCCCGCTTGCAGCTCGTCGAGCAAGGGCAGCACGTCGGGTTCCGGCGGCAACGCCGGCGCGGCGGGCGCCGCTGGGGCGGGTGGCGGAGGCGGAAGCAGCGGAAGCGCGGGTGGCGGCACGGGTGCCACGGCGAGTGGCGGAGCGGGAGGCACGTCAGGCGGCGGGAGCGGTGGCGCGGGCGCGACTGGCAGCGGTGGGAGTGGCGGCAGCGGAACCCCAGGTTGCCAGACTCAGGGCAGCTTGACGTGCTGTCTCTCTGCCTCCGCCCTCTCTTGGCACGCCGCGCGCCAAGATTGCGTAGCCCAAGGCATGGACCTCGTGGTGATTGGCGACGGCACCGAGAACAGCCAGGTGCACTCGCTGTTGCCGAGCACCGATATCTGGATCGGTCTCTCGGACACCGCGACGGAGAAGGCGTTCCTTTGGGTGGACGGCAGCCCGTTGGGTAGCTACGCGCCGTGGTCCACGCTGCCCAAGGAACCCGACAGCTTGGGCGTGCTGGGTGGGCCGAGTCAGGATTGCGTGTTGATGAGTACGAAGCAGGTGTGGTTCGACGAAGATTGCGCGACTGCCGGCCTCCACGACGTACGCGGCTATTGCTGCGAAGCGCCGTAG